The Cutaneotrichosporon cavernicola HIS019 DNA, chromosome: 5 DNA segment CCATCCAACGTCGGCCATGCAGGCGAAGCGGTCGTCTGGGTGCAAGTCGAAGACGTACTTGACAGTGAGGTagccgccgaggaggtagCCAGCGGTCGAGTGGACGACACCCTTGGGCTTACCAGTGGAGCCCGAGGTGTAGAGAATGAAGAGGGGGTCCTCCGAGTTCATGTGCTCGCAAACAGAGTAAGAGGAgagcttctcggcctcctcgtcccaccAGAAGTCACGGCCCTCAGTCATAGGAACCTTGGAGCCAGTGCGGCGAAGAACAAGCACCTTCTCGATAAGCGGGCACTgagcgagggcggcgtcgacaatTGCCTTAGTGGCAATGGTCTTGCCACCACGGCGACCCTCGTCGGTGGTGATAAGGACCTTGCACTCGCAGTCGTTGACACGGTCACGGAGCGACTCGGCAGAGAAACCGGCAAAGACGGCAGAGTGGACCGCACCAATACGGGCAcaggcgaggaaggcgacaACAGCCTGCCAGGTCATGGGGAGGCTGGGGGGGCGTTAGTGGCGCGACAAACAAACCCACACTGCCCCGATGCATTCCATCGGGCGCGTGGACGCGGGTACTCACTAGACCGAGACGGCGTCGCCCCTCTTGACGCCCCACGAGCGGAGGACATTGGCGACACGGCAGACCTCGTGGAAGAGCTCACGGTAGGTGATCTCACGCGAGTCGGACGGCTCGTCAGCCTCGTAGATGATGGCGACCTTGTCGGGGTTCTTGTAGTAGTGGCGGTCAACACAGTTGTAGGCGGCGTTGAGAGTGCCCTCAGGGCTGGGGAGATGTCAGCCACCTGCGTCACAGTATATATTGGAGACGCGGCATGTGGATTATAATGGCAATGGCGAGACAAGACGGGCAGACAGGGTGACCACGACGGGGAGACTGGCTGGCCGCCAACCAAGGGTGGAGTGGCTGGTGGCGTGCTCATATCATCATGCGACCACTCGCACCCAACCATAGGTAGCAAGTAGCCAGTAGCCAGTAGCGATGAGCCTAGACGCAAGTCATCCGACCTTGCCCCAACAtttcggcgacgacggcgctcGCTCCCACTCGTTCCGTCTTTTTGGGGCAACCGACATCTCAATGCCTGGATGCaccgacctccacttttTGGTCGCAGTCCACGGGTTCTCTTTGTTGGGATAGAGATGAAgggaagagaagagaggaaACTCACAACCACTGGATGTCGCCGGCCTCAAAGCCACCAGCAAAGACAGTCTTGAAGTCGGAGAACCAGTCGAGGCACTCGCGCGCCTTCTGGCCCCACCACTTGTCAGCGTCGGGGCCAACCGACTTCTCCCATTCGGCCTTGTAGGCAGCAAAGTCGGGACCGATGTGAGGCTTGGGGTGGCCGTCCTTGCCCTGGACacgagcaggaggagggtaGCTGGACTTGCTGCCTTCGTGGCTGTCCTGGACACCGGCGTGGCGCTTGAGCTCAGGCATAATGGTTTTGTATGTGTATGGATGAgcgatgaagaggaaggatgGTTGGTTATAAACGAAAAGGGAAGGGTGTGAGTTGGCCGAAGTGGGGAACTGATATAGGGGCGTGATGGGATGGATCGGTCCACGCTAGGGACGGTCGAATTCTGAAGTGACATTGTCCGTCGTCGTGGCATCTGCAACCTCTCCCGCATCGCCTTCAAGTtcaccctcacccaccCATGCAATCCAGCCTATGGAGCGACTCTTTAGACAAGAGTGCGGGGGGATTGGAGGATTGGAGGAGGATTGGAGGATTGGGGtcgggagggagggagtgagggAACGAGGGATACAGGCCCAAGGAACCAGTCAGCGACAGGTGCATCCTAATGGGCGCATCCTTGCTGCGTCTGCCTAACGGATGTTGACTAGCAACTGTCCTTTGGGTTAGGAGGGTATGGTGCGGCAGTGGAGAAGAGCGCCGCTAGATGGCTAGGGCAGGGGTTTGTGAAAGGGTGAGCTGTGGGGATGTGGGGTGGTTCCTCTGGTGTTGCTCCTCGTTCTGGTTGTCAGCTAGCTAGTCGGCTGCCTTGCCTCGAGTCGTGTTCCGAGGTGGTTAGCCCTGTCCTTGCTGATCGTGTCTACATCCAGGAAGTGTGTCTGGTCCAGTCCCCCAACCGGCCCCACGCTGGAGCGGGTGCGCGAGGCGAGACAAGGCACGCGGGTGCAACCCGGGTTGTCCGGTCGGCATGGCTGGGCTGGAGGCTGCGGGCTGTGAGACTGGAGACTGGAGGCTGAAGGCAGGAGGAAGACTATGCAGACCATGAGCGGCAAAGGTGTGTCAGGAACGATCCGTGGTGGTGGGCCCCCAACATGCTACAGGCCGCGTTGTCTCCCCTTCCGAGATTCGGCCAATCCTTGGTGGCCGAGTGCAATCCCGATTTGAATCAACCAATCCAAAGACAATTGTTTTCATAATTTGATTCCGTTTGGGACTAGAAGAAGGAGTCAGTTTTCGGTAAAAACGCTAGCCGGGGTTGCTGATGGGAGTTTTTGTTTCCCCAAAGTGAATATGTCATTACGATGGGAATGGATGGGAATCCAAAAAGAGGGGGTTCAGGTATTACACAGGTATACAGGTACAGTCATTTTCAGGGTTATTAGGGCTCAAAGGGTTTACATGGCTCTAGTCGGGCTTTTAGACCTTTCGACAACCTGAACATTGTTAATCAATCCAAATGGTCATAATGATATGACAATATGGTATCAGGGAAGATAAAAGAGTTGTGATGGCCTTTTCAAGCCCTGACTTGGTGTGTTAAGTGTCACCTTGACTGGTTCACATCCCATGCATCCCCATGTACCAACTGTCTAAATATCTCACTACACTCTCTTTATTCCTCGCTCTTCATGTGGCGTTTCAGGAACTCACTGTCAACTGTCAGTCAGTCAGTCATCCACCCTGTCCCCCCTCTCAAAACCTCTCGGATCGGCAGAGATCGGCCGACGGCCTAATACACGTTCCAACATTTTCGACACTCGtctccccccctcctctttCTCCTCTTgcggccgccaagctgTGGTTCTCCAAGTCCTACTCCTTACTTGTTACTCCACAAAGATgaagacgacgtcgtctccCTTCCAACCCTTGCCGTATTGCGGGGCAATACTTGGGGCTGTAGAGTGGGGCTTCCACCTAAAATCCCTGTTTGCCTTATTGTCATATGTATTGTCATCCTCTGCGGGGCTCACCTGGGCCCACATGGGGTTTCAACCCGCAATATTGTCGCTACACTCCCTGTCGGGCATGTAAGGGATTGATGAGCCAAGCCACAAGCTCCGCTAAACCCCTGGCCCACCTCGAGGTCTTCCACTTGCGTGCTTCAGTAACACAAATGTCTTGGCATCACTTGCTATGGATTATTTCCCGTACCTATTCTCGGATACGGTTTCTGATTGAGTCGCTTGTTGATTGCCGCGTTTTCTTGTGTTTCAGCGCCGCTCAACCCCCATCATCTCATTGGGCCATCAAGACAAAGCCGACGTTGGCCGCTCAACaagtgggagtgggagtgggagtgggagtgggggagagcacgcgcgcgccatgcGTTACAATCTGCTCGCTGGATGTCCCCCTCGCGTAGGTTTGTCTTTGCCTATATCGAGTAACTGGCGTGATTGTCCCATTCTTGCTTGTGTGGGATCAAACAAGGGCACAGGGTTCAAAAGTCTCAATCGCAGAGGACATGATGTGGTCTTTGCGTCTGTGGTTACATCACGGATCTAATCAGTGATCTGCAGTGCCTTTGGAATTAACAAGTCAGCCACCTGCCCTCCGCGCCTCCAAAGACCGTGCACACGCTCACATGGACATGTTGCCGAGAACGCTGTATTGCTAGTTCACTCCTGACACCTTTCAGCGCGTCACACACGTTCGGTCTCGTTTTGCGTTTTGGGCGCGTTGTTGATCCGCACGGAGCTTATGGTTCTCACACCTCATACCTAATGGCCGGGCCGATCTAAACGGCGATGCACCGGATCTTACATTGCCGGGAGAAGAATAATCTCTTGAAAGGCCCACTTTGCTAGAGAAAGCCTATGGAGTCCGCCAGATTATCGGATCTAATGGCCGTATATACCGATGGTACTCAACATGCCATAGTAACCCTCATGAGCCCCAGTGGCCCCACCCCTTGTTCCTCGAACAACCTCAGGTTATTGTGCCTTGTCACCTCGTCTCTTGACTTTGAAACTCGAATCGAACTCAACCCCACCCCCGCTCAACTCCCCATGGGCCAGGCAGGCCCCGCGATTGCGCGATTGTTTCCGAACACGCCCCATACTTATCCATCCCAATGGCCAGCTCTAACACACCTCACTCACTGCATCACGTCCCCCCTCACCTGTGTATCTAATCACCTCAAACACGAACGCGCATCCAATACTCTGGCATTCTCAGACTCGCATCAACTCTACATCACACACCAGTCCAGTTGTTTGAAAGCCCACCCCCCAGCGATGATCGGCTTCTTGAACCTTCCTGCACGTGACTCGGAACTGCCGCCCGGGATTCCCGCATTCCTTCCTACTCAGTTGAGAATGGATGCGGGGGGACGCGTACTCGAATGCCCACCTTCTCTCCAACCATTTCAACACTTCTTCACTGGATTCTTCTCCATTGTTTCTTTCGGGGGGTTCCCAAACAAGACCACTCACTATGGCCCAGATGACTGGCACATTCACGTCCTCGCGGCCACTGCATGAGCTCACCGCTTGTGAGGTTGGTCCGCTCCTAcgtgagggaaggttgagcGTCGAAGAGTAGTGAGTGATATTAGTTAGTGATACAATGAACGTACAACTAACGGCAGTGCGCGCGCCCTGATATCCCGTGTTCAGTCTCGTGAACCCGACATCCATGCATGGGCCTTCTTCGATCCCGAATCTATCCTCGCCTCGGCACGAAAGCTCGAttcccttcctccagaCCAGCGCGGTCCGCTGCACGGCCTCGCTGTCGGTCTCAAGGACATCATCGACACGGATGATATGCCGACGGAACACAACTGCCCCATCTTCAAGGGCAAGGTGCCTGCCTCAGACGCACCTCTTGTCACCATGCTGCGCTCCGCCGGTGCTTTGATCTTCGGCAAGACATCCACAACTCAGCTCGGTTGGTGagtcgacgaggaaggtagACCTACCCCAGTAGACCTTGTCTAACTCCAGTTCGTCCCTTGGTCCTCCCACTAACAATCCCCACAATGCCGATCGGTCCCCGGGTGGGAGCAGCACTGGGTCTGCAGCTGCTGTGGCAGACATGCATGTGCCATTGGCGATTGGTGCGCAGACCGCTGGGAGCGTCATTCGGCCTGCGTCGTACTGTGGCGTAGTGGGTCTCAAGCCGACATGGAACGCAGTGTCGAGGGAAGGTGTCCGCATCTGTAAGCTAGAGCATTCAACTCCCAGCTTACAGAAGACTCGATCTCGCTGGACACCGTGGGGTTCTTCGCACGGAGCGTAGACGATATCACCCTTTTGACCAACATCTATGGCCTACACGATGACACACAACCACCGCCGGGGGAGCTTGACTTCTCTGCGGCGCGGTTTGCAGTCGTGCAGTCGCCTGCCTGGCATCTTGCCGAGCCAGCGACGGATGCTGCATTGGAGGCCGCagcggccgcgctcgaagctgctggcgccgaggtcgaacGGCTCGATCTCCCAGAGCTGAACCCTGTCCCACAGTGGCACGCCACTGTGATGGCAGCTGAAGCGCGCATCTCGCTACTGGCCGACTATGGTGCGCGTCCtcacctccttgacgccTCTGCCCGCGCTCAGTGCGAGGCCGGTCAGCACATCTCGCGATCGACCTACACTACGGCGTACGACGGCATCGCGGCTCTTCGACCAACCTTCGACGCTCTTGCGGGCAGGTACACAGCCATAGTTACGCCCAGCGCCACAGGCGAAGCCCCGCTGCTGGACGAAGTGCGCTCGACAGGCAGTCCAGCCTTCAATGCCATCTGGACGGCCCTGCGAGTCCCAGTCGTTAGCCTCCCTGGCCTCACTGGCCCCAATGGCATGCCGGTCGGGATCTCGCTCGTGACTCCTCGGTACCATGAGCAACATCTCCTCAGAGTAGCACAATccgtcgcgcgcgtgcTCGCGCCACGACGGTGATGAACATCAGCTGTCTGCTTCTCCCCAGCCAAGCAGCCTCACTACTCACCAGACCTCATTCCTCCCTACCTCATTCCCATCCGCACATGCTCTGACCCTACTACACCCTACTAGGCGACGCCTCATGCCACGCCCGCGCACGGCCATTATCACGAGACAACTAACACTCTCATTCCTTTCACCTGCAGGCACCATCGAGTTGAACCCTGGCTCGGACAAGACCGACGGAGCATTACATCGGCCTCCGATATGCGGTATTCTGTTCCTGCGATTTTCGAATGCGTTCCGAACAAGCTGTTGAAGGCAAGGTTTGTCATCGTGCAGGGAAGCTGCGGGCAATCTTGGACAGTGCGTCCGCCACCGATGATTGCGAGGTAGGCTCGATCTGGCGATACCAAGTCCGACCGCCTGGTTTCGACTGCGCCGCTCACTGCGATTctccgacctccacctcccatCTAGCCCTCCACTTGATTTTGATTTCCCTTTGTTTGTGCGACCCGATCCAGCCCCAGCCAGGCAGAGATACGCGAGGTCGCTGATAGCGCTCGGACAGCGGGCAGATTCTGGCCGCACAGACGAGAATGTGCGAGCATACAGAAACTGTACGGTACTGCAATCATTTCCAGCTTTTCAGCTCGCACCCCGCCATACTCTTCTACTCACATCTATGCTGCTCTGCTCACTTTCCCTCTACGGGTTCACCGTCGCAGCGCCTGTCGTCTTCTACAGCCGCTTCCCATGTGGACGGCGCAACTAACAGGCAAATCCATCTTACCTGTTCTCTGCTGTCAGGCATCCGTGACGAAAGTTGGTTGATCTGTGAGGGTCCACCGTGTAACTTGTCTGCCCGAGGTTGGCCGCTCTATCGTCTGGTAAAGTTCTGCGCAGTGCGGTAATCTTAGGGCGCAGCGTTAGGTCAACCAGCTCGGCTCGAGCCCCATCAAACGACGCCATCTTCCGTTCATGGCCGTGGCTTGTCCACCTGTCTTGCACCTCAAGCCAAGCTCAGAAGTGTGATCTCGAGCAAGACGAGCCCGGGCATTAGAAGGGCGTCGATTGAGCGAGCCGGTCCTGAAGCACCCATGTCCTGGCTCTTGCACACGCCGTGACAGCGACTCGGCAAGGTCTCCAACTGCGCCGCCCTCACCTTGATCCATGCACGGCGAtcgtcgcgcttgccgtACACGACGACCGGCGCATTTCCTGACCGCTGAGGAACCGCGTGTGGCTGGGAGGTGCTAGGAGATGTTGGGCATGGCCAGTCGTCGCTTAACGTGGGTGTCTGGAATGAGGCGACTCAGATCCATCAGAGACGGTAACAGTCTGATCGGCTGGAAGGGCGCAACCATTCAAATGTACATCGGCGAGCATTGATGCCAATGGTGATCGTTTGATATCCGTGCATGTCACGAACAGTCTAGTCGAGTCCGTAGTCTACGGACCAAGGGTCCAGCGGCGCAAACTAGCCAGCATGGATTCCAGATGTTTTCTAATGCTTGACGCAGCCAACTAAGCGAACCACCAACGTCAGCGCCGAGTTTGAGCCTCCACCGAACATTGACCCAACTCTTCCTGACCTTCCTACCCTCCACCCTTCTTACCCTTCCAACCTGCCAACCACCGACCCTCAACACCTCGCACAAGCAAAAaggcgcgcgtgcgcgctcgacccCTGCCCGACTTGAACGGACGACCTCCAGGATGCTTTCGACGAACGACAAGCTGTATTCCGCATTGGAATCTGACACTCTACCAACTGAGTTAAGGGGTCGTTGGTGCTGTTCTGATTTGCTGAAAAACAAAGGCCCGGGTTGTACTGGAGCCGTGGATTAGGTCGTATGGATCGTGAGATGTATGTGTTGAGAGAGGTAGATGTGGTGtggacaagaaggagccGAGTACGGATCGTATTGTAGTGGTGGAGCGTTTGGGACCTTGTCTCATGTATCTAGATTCATCGATCCAGGCCATGAATTCTCTGCTTGCATGCCTGTTACACGCCCTCCACGCTCTCTACGCAATGCATGATGCATGCCATGGTAGCACGTACGACGTTACGACATCAGTAGGAAGCGGCAAGGCGTAGATCACGTGTTTGCTACCCGAggcccaaggccgacaGCCTCCGTCATCGCGCCtccaccatccaccatccacCGTCAACCACCCAATCCACTATTTCCTACCCATTACCATCGCGGCCCGATACCTGGCACAACCCTCGCGCCACTATTAGCCTTTGGTTTCAGTCCCCCTCCTCTGGCAATGCCAGCATATCCCCGCCCAACCGTGGCGCTGCAATACGCGTTTGAGCGCGTCGAAGACTTCTTCCTCCGCTCATATCCCGTACGCGACCTGCCTCTCAATGTCCGACCGGTGAGTCTCCTTTCTCCACCCCCCACACCGCTAACATCAGGCCATCATCGCCGCGGTGGCCGTGTGGactctccttctcggcgtaTTGGGATTCGCGCCGCTCCCCGAACTCCCGCTCAACGACAAGGCACTGCACTTCTTCGGCGTACGTTGTCAACCCAATCAAGCTGATAGTAGATGGGCTTCGCCGCATTCTTGATCTACTTCGTCTTCGAGGTTCCAGAGTGCGTCCCTCCATCCTTTGCTCTCTATTTAACCCAACGCTGACGCACAGAGGACCACACCGCCGCGTGTGGTATATcaggcgcgcgccgctcctcctGACCCTCGTACTGGCGTTCTTGTTCGGCGGGGTGATCAG contains these protein-coding regions:
- a CDS encoding uncharacterized protein (amidotransferase subunit A) encodes the protein MAQMTGTFTSSRPLHELTACEVGPLLREGRLSVEEYARALISRVQSREPDIHAWAFFDPESILASARKLDSLPPDQRGPLHGLAVGLKDIIDTDDMPTEHNCPIFKGKVPASDAPLVTMLRSAGALIFGKTSTTQLGCSSLGPPTNNPHNADRSPGGSSTGSAAAVADMHVPLAIGAQTAGSVIRPASYCGVVGLKPTWNAVSREGVRIYSISLDTVGFFARSVDDITLLTNIYGLHDDTQPPPGELDFSAARFAVVQSPAWHLAEPATDAALEAAAAALEAAGAEVERLDLPELNPVPQWHATVMAAEARISLLADYGARPHLLDASARAQCEAGQHISRSTYTTAYDGIAALRPTFDALAGRYTAIVTPSATGEAPLLDEVRSTGSPAFNAIWTALRVPVVSLPGLTGPNGMPVGISLVTPRYHEQHLLRVAQSVARVLAPRR